In Centropristis striata isolate RG_2023a ecotype Rhode Island chromosome 5, C.striata_1.0, whole genome shotgun sequence, a single genomic region encodes these proteins:
- the LOC131971195 gene encoding rho-related GTP-binding protein RhoA-C-like, whose protein sequence is MAAIRKKLVIVGDGACGKTCLLIVFSKDQFPEVYVPTVFENYVADIEVDGKQVELALWDTAGQEDYDRLRPLSYPDTDVILMCFSVDSPDSLENIPEKWTPEVKHFCPNVPIILVGNKKDLRNDDHTRRELAKMKQEPVKYEAGKEMANHISAYGYQECSAKTKDGVREVFEMATRAALQAKKHGKKTTCLLL, encoded by the exons ATGGCTGCTATCAGGAAGAAGTTGGTGATAGTTGGTGATGGTGCATGTGGGAAGACCTGTCTTCTCATCGTTTTCAGTAAAGACCAGTTCCCAGAGGTCTACGTCCCCACAGTGTTTGAGAACTATGTGGCAGACATTGAAGTGGATGGGAAGCAG gtaGAGCTAGCACTTTGGGACACAGCAGGACAGGAAGACTATGACAGACTGAGGCCTCTCTCTTACCCTGACACTGATGTTATTCTGATGTGCTTCTCTGTTGACAGCCCTGACAGTTTAG AGAATATTCCAGAAAAGTGGACACCTGAAGTGAAACACTTCTGTCCGAATGTTCCCATCATCCTGGTGGGCAATAAAAAAGATCTGCGCAATGATGACCACACCAGACGAGAGCTTGCCAAAATGAAACAG GAGCCAGTTAAGTATGAAGCCGGCAAAGAGATGGCAAACCACATCAGTGCCTATGGCTACCAAGAGTGTTCTGCCAAAACCAAAGATGGTGTGAGAGAAGTCTTTGAGATGGCAACTAGGGCAGCACTGCAGGCCAAGAAACATGGCAAGAAGACCACCTGCCTTCTTTTGTAG
- the arhgef3l gene encoding rho guanine nucleotide exchange factor (GEF) 3, like gives MEVEESCEMRTSWSPLPGETHSIPCDHAGKKRKQDPFSEPVIRITEDDEEDEEGEMMSDHSRDSEEPSNKRVKPVVKSNSLTGVITPVKTPALKRIGMSISRSISFRTETRPLPPAPLRSRTKASSYPRRRNSQCWSDTVESHDLTAKEIKRQEVIYELTQGERQLIEDLSLVKKVYYEPMLKLDIMTESELGQIFGTLDSLIPLHEDFLSRLERLRGTGKTVGEMGPTLMKWFPCLDSYVTYCCNQVGAKALLDQKKHEKRVEHFLRLCQESSFSRKLDLWSFLDLPRSRLVKYPLLLKEIQKCTPPEHPDEDTLADALELIQGIIAEVNKKTGEAECQFYRRGLVYLEESQRLSEIQLSRFLYCHGELKNNKGQRLHVFLFELALVLTRPDKDGGQMFHVYRQPLPNALINLEEIPDGEAGGGGAFRGAFSGGNDKVKNCFRVSSRGRSKAHPYSLQANDSFSKQQWITCLRQAIVQSRDRTAQTSQSQLSPHHDPALYHIAELSLSSDTEMADHTSR, from the exons ATGGAAGTGGAGGAGTCTTGTGAAATGAGGACTTCCTG GTCTCCATTGCCTGGAGAGACACACTCCATCCCCTGTGACCATGCTGGG aagaagagaaaacaagatCCGTTCTCCGAACCTGTGATCAGAATCACGGAG GATgatgaggaagatgaagaggGCGAGATGATGTCCGACCACAGTAGAGATTCAGAg GAGCCCAGTAATAAAAGGGTCAAACCTGTGGTAAAGTCCAACAGCCTAACAGGTGTCATCACCCCGGTGAAGACCCCTGCCCTGAAGCGCATTGGGATGTCCATTTCG AGGTCTATCAGTTTTCGCACAGAGACTCGACCTTTGCCCCCGGCTCCCCTACGCTCTCGCACAAAGGCCTCGTCGTATCCACGGAGACGCAACAGCCAATGCTGGAGCGACACAGTGGAGAGTCATGACCTCACTGCAAAGGAGATAAAACGACAAGAG GTGATCTATGAGCTGACTCAGGGTGAGAGACAACTCATCGAGGACCTCAGTCTGGTCAAGAAG GTGTACTATGAGCCCATGCTGAAGTTGGACATCATGACCGAGAGTGAGCTTGGACAGATCTTTGGCACACTGGACTCTCTCATACCGCTCCATGAAG ATTTTCTGAGTCGTCTTGAGCGGCTGAGGGGAACAGGGAAGACAGTCGGAGAGATGGGGCCTACACTGATGAAGTGG ttcCCCTGCCTGGACTCCTATGTCACATACTGCTGTAACCAAGTGGGGGCCAAAGCCCTGCTGGACCAGAAAAAGCATGAGAAAAGAGTTGAGCACTTCCTGCGCTTGTGTCAGGAGTCTTCGTTCAGCAGGAAACTGGACCTGTGGAGCTTCCTGGACCTCCCTCGAAGCCGTTTGGTCAAATACCCCCTGCTGCTGAAAGAGATACAGAAGTGCACGCCTCCAGAGCACCCGGACGAGGACACACTGGCCGATGCT TTGGAGCTGATCCAGGGCATCATAGCCGAGGTGAACAAGAAGACAGGAGAGGCAGAGTGTCAGTTCTACCGGCGTGGCCTCGTCTACCTCGAAGAGAGTCAGAGACTATCAGAGATCCAGCTGTCCCGCTTCCTCTACTGCCATGGAGAGCTCAAGAACAACAAGGGCCAG CGGCTGCATGTCTTCCTGTTTGAGCTGGCTTTGGTGCTGACCAGGCCAGACAAAGATGGAGGTCAGATGTTCCATGTGTACAGACAGCCTCTGCCCAACGCACTGATAAATCTGGAGGAGATCCCAGATGGGGAGGCTGGTGGAGGGGGAGCTTTCAGGGGAGCCTTCAGTGGAGGAAATGATAAAG TGAAGAACTGTTTCCGTGTGAGCAGCAGAGGGCGCTCCAAAGCCCACCCGTACAGCCTGCAGGCCAACGACTCCTTCAGCAAGCAGCAGTGGATCACCTGTCTGCGCCAGGCCATTGTCCAGTCGCGAGACAGGACGGCCCAGACCAGCCAGTCGCAGCTCTCCCCTCACCATGATCCCGCCCTGTATCACATAGCCGAGCTCAGCCTCAGCTCGGACACAGAAATGGCAGATCATACCAGTCGCTGA
- the usp21 gene encoding ubiquitin carboxyl-terminal hydrolase 21 translates to MPGASGVNVEGSCEALCRTLVSQKGLQRETADISQSVLYTSLMGLLLVADNEKEQLTIGSGRVGLRNIGNTCFLNAVVQCLSHTRGLRDYSLLNSYRDEQFSKEEAKLMTAFSQVLSGLWDVNEGDTVVNPRQFYNIFKDAVPYFSGYSQQDAQEFLRFLLDKLHTEINRRPYVRRTGKEPEQKYARFRISEEAAAMWKKHLERDDSKIVDLFSGQLRSSLHCSVCSHYSNTFDVFCDLSLPIPKRSSGGEVTLRECLDLFSQEEKLDKENSPMCERCNRHTECTKRLSIQRFPQVIVIHLNRFTTSRWSISKSTVYVSFPLTNLDLGRYGPVDCGPVLYNLYAICNHAGTVNMGHYTACCLDENGWCFYNDCSVTQVSENQLQTNQAYVLFYQRSNSTTTVRK, encoded by the exons ATGCCCGGAGCCAGTGGCGTCAACGTTGAGGGCTCTTGCGAGGCCTTGTGTCGAACCCTGGTCTCCCAGAAAGGTCTCCAGAGAGAGacggccgacatctcccagtctGTCCTTTACACCTCACTGATGGGCCTTCTTCTGGTCGCCGACAACGAG AAAGAGCAGCTCACCATAGGAAGTGGAAGGGTCGGACTTAGAAACATAGGAAACACA TGTTTCCTCAACGCAGTCGTCCAATGTTTGTCTCACACACGTGGCCTGCGGGACTACAGCCTCCTCAATTCCTACAGGGACGAGCAATTCTCAAAAGAGGAGGCTAAGCTCATGACAG CTTTCTCTCAGGTGCTGTCAGGCCTTTGGGATGTAAATGAAGGGGACACGGTTGTAAATCCACGAcagttttacaatatttttaaagACGCTGTGCCTTACTTCAGTGGTTACAG TCAACAGGATGCACAGGAGTTCCTCAGGTTCTTGTTGGACAAGCTGCACACAGAAATCAATCGCAGACCCTACGTTCGACGAACAGGGAAGGAGCCTGAACAAAAATATGCCAGATTTAG GATTTCTGAAGAGGCAGCTGCCATGTGGAAGAAGCACTTGGAGAGAGATGACAGCAAAATAGTGG ACCTGTTCTCAGGCCAGCTGAGGAGCTCGCTGCATTGCTCGGTATGCTCCCACTACTCCAACACATttgatgtgttctgtgatttgtCGTTGCCCATCCCCAAGAGAAGCTCGGGTGGGGAGGTCACGCTGAGGGAGTGCCTGGACCTCTTCTCTCAGGAGGAGAAACTGGACAAGGAGAATTCTCCT atgTGTGAGAGGTGTAACAGGCATACAGAATGCACCAAGCGGCTTTCCATCCAGAGGTTTCCCCAAGTTATTGTGATCC ATCTGAACCGTTTTACGACATCACGGTGGTCGATCAGTAAAAGCACAGTGTATGTGTCCTTCCCTCTGACTAACCTGGACCTTGGACGCTACGGGCCTGTCGACTGTG GCCCAGTTCTGTATAATTTATATGCAATATGTAACCACGCTGGGACAGTGAACATGGGCCACTACACAGCCTGCTGTCTGGATGAAAATGGTTGGTGCTTCTACAATGACTGCAG TGTGACTCAAGTCTCTGAAAACCAGCTTCAGACCAATCAAGCCTATGTGCTGTTCTACCAGCGCAGCAACAGCACCACCACCGTCAGGAAATAG